One Mycolicibacterium crocinum DNA window includes the following coding sequences:
- a CDS encoding SecDF P1 head subdomain-containing protein, which yields MTDNSLRNRRIMIAIVAAVAAIAIVVPVAGVLLAPLLNKHQDLDSALTTTTTTPPPLTIKPLSLRPVTGGPFVIRPGDCDPPPPTPPEAPLRICDILKSAVYELGPQALTVQLTDVDSFLNPLTAKQMVQVTMTSESARAFADFTSSHIDQQVAFVRANVVVWAPKITERIDGEVLQLSGDVTEEQAREIARMLKDEA from the coding sequence ATGACGGACAACTCCCTCCGTAACCGGCGGATCATGATCGCGATCGTCGCCGCGGTGGCAGCGATCGCCATCGTCGTGCCGGTCGCCGGTGTGTTGCTGGCTCCGTTGTTGAACAAGCATCAGGACCTCGACAGCGCGTTGACCACGACCACCACGACGCCGCCGCCGCTGACCATCAAGCCACTGTCGCTGCGGCCGGTGACCGGAGGCCCCTTCGTCATCCGGCCGGGGGACTGCGACCCGCCGCCCCCGACGCCACCCGAGGCGCCGCTGCGGATCTGCGACATCCTCAAGTCCGCGGTGTACGAACTCGGACCCCAGGCGCTGACGGTTCAGCTCACCGACGTCGACTCGTTCCTGAACCCGTTGACCGCCAAGCAGATGGTCCAGGTGACCATGACCTCGGAGTCGGCGCGCGCGTTCGCCGATTTCACCTCCTCGCACATCGACCAGCAGGTCGCGTTCGTGCGGGCCAACGTGGTCGTGTGGGCACCGAAGATCACCGAGCGGATCGACGGCGAGGTGCTGCAGCTCTCCGGTGACGTGACCGAGGAGCAGGCCCGCGAAATCGCGCGCATGCTCAAAGACGAGGCCTAG
- the narI gene encoding respiratory nitrate reductase subunit gamma codes for MTILLWGVLPYLCIGSLVGGSIWRYRYDKFGWTTRSSQLYESRLLRIGSPLFHFGILVVVVGHVVGLLIPRSWTDAIGVDESLYHFLALSLGAVAGVCTLAGIVILVYRRRTTGPVFMATTKNDKLMYVLLVGAIVLGLWTTVVAIGEGHDAANYRETVSPWFRSVLVLRPDIAAMAAAPIQFHIHAVVGMLLFAVWPYTRLVHAFTAPVHYLFRPYIVYRSRDQRPIGTRPTRTAWSAVGTADRDR; via the coding sequence ATGACCATACTGCTCTGGGGTGTGCTGCCGTATCTGTGCATAGGTAGCCTCGTCGGCGGGTCGATCTGGCGATACCGCTACGACAAGTTCGGCTGGACCACCCGCTCGTCGCAACTGTATGAGTCGCGCCTGCTGCGGATCGGTTCGCCGCTGTTCCACTTCGGCATTCTGGTGGTGGTCGTGGGACACGTTGTCGGCCTGCTGATTCCGCGGTCCTGGACCGACGCGATCGGCGTCGACGAGAGCCTGTACCACTTCCTGGCACTGTCACTCGGTGCGGTCGCCGGGGTGTGCACACTGGCCGGCATCGTGATCCTGGTGTACCGCCGTCGCACCACGGGGCCGGTGTTCATGGCGACCACCAAGAACGACAAGCTCATGTATGTGCTGCTGGTCGGCGCGATCGTCCTGGGTTTGTGGACCACGGTGGTGGCGATCGGCGAAGGTCACGACGCGGCGAACTACCGCGAGACGGTGTCGCCGTGGTTCCGTTCGGTGCTGGTGTTGCGGCCCGACATAGCCGCGATGGCTGCCGCGCCGATTCAGTTCCACATCCACGCCGTCGTCGGAATGCTGCTGTTCGCGGTCTGGCCCTACACCCGCTTGGTGCACGCGTTCACCGCGCCGGTGCACTACCTGTTCCGGCCCTACATCGTCTACCGGTCCCGCGACCAACGGCCGATCGGCACCCGTCCCACCCGAACGGCGTGGAGCGCGGTTGGAACTGCGGACCGCGACCGATGA
- the narJ gene encoding nitrate reductase molybdenum cofactor assembly chaperone: protein MRIRRREPDHRVLYLVAARCLDYPTTEFVAMLPACVAALAEHGNSPPVVTLRELLTALSTRTLADLQNNYVETFDFSSKHALYLSYWSDGDTRRRGEVLAQFKSVYRQSGAVIDTHGELPDYLPLVLEFAARGDLEAGRALLARYRSSLDMLHKSLHSKESHYARAVAAVCDTLPAAHATEAPPPPTELVGLTGYQGRP from the coding sequence GTGAGAATCCGGCGACGTGAGCCTGACCACCGGGTGCTGTACCTCGTGGCGGCCCGCTGCCTCGATTATCCGACGACCGAGTTCGTCGCGATGCTTCCCGCCTGTGTTGCGGCGCTCGCCGAGCACGGTAATTCGCCACCCGTTGTCACGCTGCGGGAGTTGCTCACCGCGCTGAGCACCCGGACATTGGCCGACCTTCAGAACAACTACGTCGAGACCTTCGACTTCAGCTCCAAACACGCGCTGTATCTGTCGTATTGGTCCGACGGCGATACTCGCCGCCGGGGTGAGGTGCTGGCCCAATTCAAGTCCGTGTATCGCCAGAGCGGCGCCGTCATCGACACCCACGGCGAGTTGCCCGACTACCTGCCGCTGGTTCTGGAATTCGCGGCTCGCGGCGATCTCGAGGCCGGCCGCGCGCTGCTCGCGCGCTACCGCTCAAGTCTGGACATGCTTCACAAGAGCCTGCACAGCAAGGAAAGTCACTACGCCCGGGCCGTCGCCGCGGTGTGCGACACGCTTCCAGCAGCCCATGCGACAGAAGCGCCACCACCGCCCACCGAACTGGTGGGCCTGACCGGATACCAGGGGCGGCCATGA
- a CDS encoding DUF202 domain-containing protein: protein MTESPDATAVAERTALAWQRTIIGVLAIGALLVRWSVVERFPLWPGVLLTGAAALGSLVLVRRRYQRVRDTVLTGQTPLSRSLVPGATAFMIALVAGVGAAILVEYSRL from the coding sequence GTGACCGAGAGCCCGGACGCCACGGCGGTGGCCGAGCGGACGGCACTCGCCTGGCAGCGCACGATCATCGGGGTGCTCGCGATCGGTGCCCTGCTGGTGCGGTGGAGTGTGGTCGAACGATTTCCGCTGTGGCCCGGCGTCCTGCTCACCGGCGCCGCCGCGCTCGGCAGCCTCGTTCTGGTCCGGCGGCGCTACCAACGCGTCCGCGACACCGTGCTGACCGGACAAACGCCGCTGTCGCGGTCCCTCGTTCCAGGAGCCACGGCGTTCATGATCGCGCTCGTCGCCGGGGTGGGCGCGGCAATCCTCGTGGAGTACAGCCGCCTCTAG
- a CDS encoding MFS transporter gives MSAPGIDTDAALPGRGRNLALATWAFAVTFWAWNIIGPLAVRYAEHMHLNNNQKALLIATPVLVGAVGRIPVGALTDHYGGRLMFPIITAVTAPLVLLVAFAGNAGSFTLMLVFGFLLGLAGTTFAIGIPFVNQWYAPSKRGFATGVFGAGMGGTALSSAFTPRFVAWFGYTTTHVILAVALVATATLCWFGMRNSPRYVPNHDPVLPKLLAALKLPVTWQMSLLYGVVFGGFVAFSTYLPTYLKDVYSFDLAGAGTRTAGFAIAAVVARPIGGMLSDRIGPRTVVSTSLLGTAVLAAVVAFRPPLEWPAGVDFVGLAFFLGLGTGGVFAWVALLAPPERVGSVTGLVGAAGGLGGYFPPLVMGATYELLLPGYGIGLALLTLVALGAMVFARFGVKDAPREARLG, from the coding sequence ATGAGCGCGCCGGGGATCGACACCGACGCCGCCCTGCCGGGGCGAGGGCGCAATCTCGCGCTGGCGACATGGGCCTTCGCCGTGACGTTCTGGGCGTGGAACATCATCGGGCCGTTGGCTGTCCGCTACGCCGAGCACATGCATCTCAACAACAACCAGAAGGCGCTGTTGATTGCCACGCCTGTGCTGGTGGGGGCGGTCGGCCGGATTCCGGTGGGGGCGCTCACCGACCATTACGGCGGACGGCTGATGTTCCCGATCATCACGGCCGTCACCGCGCCACTGGTTCTGCTGGTGGCGTTCGCCGGCAATGCCGGGTCGTTCACGCTGATGCTGGTGTTCGGCTTCCTGCTGGGCCTGGCCGGCACGACCTTCGCGATCGGTATTCCGTTCGTCAACCAGTGGTATGCGCCGAGCAAGCGCGGTTTCGCCACCGGAGTGTTCGGTGCCGGCATGGGTGGCACCGCGCTGTCGTCGGCGTTCACCCCGCGGTTCGTCGCCTGGTTCGGCTACACGACCACCCACGTCATCCTGGCCGTGGCGCTGGTCGCGACCGCGACGCTGTGCTGGTTCGGGATGCGTAACTCACCGAGATATGTGCCGAACCACGATCCGGTGCTACCGAAACTGCTTGCGGCGCTGAAACTTCCGGTGACCTGGCAGATGTCGTTGCTCTACGGCGTGGTCTTCGGCGGATTTGTGGCCTTCTCCACGTACCTGCCGACGTATCTGAAGGACGTCTACTCGTTCGACCTCGCCGGTGCGGGCACCCGCACCGCCGGGTTCGCGATCGCGGCGGTGGTCGCGCGGCCGATCGGCGGCATGCTGTCCGATCGGATCGGCCCCCGCACCGTCGTGAGCACCTCGTTGCTCGGTACCGCGGTGCTGGCTGCCGTGGTGGCGTTCCGCCCACCGCTGGAGTGGCCGGCTGGTGTCGACTTCGTCGGTCTCGCGTTCTTCCTCGGGTTGGGCACCGGTGGTGTGTTCGCCTGGGTCGCGCTGCTGGCCCCGCCGGAGCGGGTCGGCAGCGTCACCGGGCTGGTGGGCGCAGCCGGCGGACTGGGCGGCTACTTCCCGCCGTTGGTCATGGGTGCCACCTACGAGTTGCTGCTGCCGGGTTACGGCATCGGGTTGGCGCTGCTGACCCTGGTCGCTCTCGGCGCAATGGTGTTCGCGCGGTTCGGGGTCAAGGACGCGCCGCGCGAGGCCCGATTGGGGTAG